One Candidatus Latescibacter sp. genomic region harbors:
- a CDS encoding DUF4861 family protein gives MRPATTFLFSISLLLIGVTGAFAQEGGWYTEGDFAPKVRVKLEIVNTLDFDRKNCPITITRSQLPVKDITDLSINVIDPTLPGVPQPTKEELSLGGGHRIQKETNGHQLYSQYDDIDRDGIGDEFFFMTDLKAKETKTLYLYFGFSQRGWNVHGTHGAIGSYAHHLIPFWESANVGWKLWYPTDADLYGKRKNVLMSDQLYMKNLNGYAVPFDYGSDIMRVDDSFGAGGVCLFEVPARPDSASRPRFTSVKTEFKPDRVWNGGQLSDTRYAFEVIVNGPMRSMIKARTMNWNTGAGTYELEQIYTAYANQNYSICQVHYTTFNPRNPGTMFGCGIRKIVGEYDSYHEGNTVITIGNDEVTAPDDPTGLSKLRVQYVATALIVKDSYRPQFQFVPAHQGNYTFKVPSGKDLSFEYLIAAGWSEGEMLNKAPAFKEYILKTAREYNNPPVIKLGAVERKK, from the coding sequence ATGCGCCCCGCCACAACCTTTCTTTTCTCCATCAGCCTGCTCCTTATCGGAGTCACGGGAGCATTCGCCCAGGAGGGCGGCTGGTACACAGAGGGAGATTTCGCCCCGAAAGTCAGGGTAAAGCTCGAAATAGTGAATACCCTTGATTTCGACCGGAAGAACTGTCCCATCACCATCACCCGAAGCCAGCTTCCCGTCAAAGATATCACCGATCTGTCCATCAATGTGATCGATCCCACGCTCCCCGGAGTTCCCCAGCCCACCAAAGAAGAGCTGTCGCTGGGAGGCGGCCACCGTATCCAGAAGGAAACCAACGGCCACCAGCTTTACAGCCAGTATGACGATATCGACCGTGACGGCATCGGGGACGAGTTTTTCTTTATGACCGACCTGAAAGCCAAGGAAACAAAGACCCTGTACCTTTATTTCGGATTCTCACAGCGAGGCTGGAACGTTCACGGCACCCATGGAGCCATCGGGAGCTATGCCCATCACCTGATTCCTTTCTGGGAATCTGCCAATGTGGGCTGGAAACTCTGGTATCCCACTGACGCCGATCTTTACGGCAAACGGAAGAATGTGCTCATGTCCGATCAACTCTACATGAAGAATCTCAACGGGTATGCTGTGCCTTTCGATTACGGTTCCGATATCATGCGGGTGGATGACAGCTTCGGCGCGGGAGGCGTCTGCCTGTTCGAGGTTCCCGCCAGGCCCGATTCGGCTTCCCGTCCCCGGTTCACTTCGGTGAAAACCGAATTCAAGCCTGATCGCGTCTGGAACGGCGGCCAGCTTTCCGATACCCGGTACGCCTTCGAGGTCATAGTCAACGGCCCCATGCGCAGCATGATCAAGGCCAGGACCATGAACTGGAATACCGGCGCCGGAACCTACGAGCTGGAGCAGATCTATACCGCCTATGCAAACCAGAACTACTCCATCTGCCAGGTGCACTACACGACATTCAATCCCAGGAATCCCGGAACCATGTTCGGCTGCGGCATACGGAAAATTGTGGGCGAGTATGATTCCTACCATGAAGGCAATACGGTGATTACCATCGGCAACGATGAGGTCACCGCGCCGGACGATCCGACCGGACTAAGCAAACTCAGGGTGCAGTATGTGGCCACCGCGCTCATTGTGAAAGACAGCTACAGGCCGCAGTTCCAGTTCGTCCCGGCCCATCAGGGCAACTATACGTTCAAGGTTCCTTCAGGCAAAGACCTCTCGTTCGAATATCTCATCGCCGCCGGCTGGAGCGAGGGCGAGATGCTGAACAAAGCCCCCGCATTCAAAGAGTACATCCTCAAGACCGCCAGGGAATACAACAACCCGCCGGTGATCAAACTCGGTGCAGTGGAGAGGAAAAAGTAA
- a CDS encoding heme-binding protein encodes MVMFWQCFALFMILAVNSVAQAQAPAYGNEVTLEMAKKVMAAAEAEAKKNNWTVVIAIVDTHGLLVMLQRLDNTQTGSVKVAIEKARTAAMFKRPSKVFEDAVAGGRLTLLGVPGATPIEGGLPLMQDGKIIGAIGVSGMSSQQDGQVAKAGADVVGK; translated from the coding sequence ATGGTAATGTTCTGGCAATGTTTCGCGTTGTTTATGATCCTGGCAGTCAATAGTGTTGCCCAGGCGCAGGCGCCGGCCTACGGTAACGAAGTGACACTCGAAATGGCTAAGAAGGTCATGGCAGCAGCCGAAGCCGAGGCGAAAAAAAATAATTGGACTGTCGTGATCGCAATCGTGGACACACACGGACTGCTGGTCATGCTCCAGCGCCTGGATAACACGCAGACGGGGAGCGTCAAGGTAGCGATTGAAAAAGCCCGCACCGCTGCGATGTTCAAGCGGCCCAGCAAGGTTTTTGAGGACGCAGTAGCCGGCGGCCGTTTAACGCTGCTTGGAGTACCGGGCGCGACGCCTATCGAGGGGGGCCTGCCTTTGATGCAGGACGGCAAGATCATCGGTGCGATCGGAGTGAGCGGCATGAGCTCGCAGCAGGACGGTCAGGTAGCAAAGGCCGGAGCCGATGTTGTCGGGAAATGA